One Paralichthys olivaceus isolate ysfri-2021 chromosome 21, ASM2471397v2, whole genome shotgun sequence genomic window carries:
- the bicral gene encoding BRD4-interacting chromatin-remodeling complex-associated protein-like, with product MDDEDDRHLLDILGDVDALNDYLHGNNSKSIEEDDVTNAAYGSDGSFFAGDTAGSNTGLKDGSSSMGGFGANSAGAGLQLSSSLSFIEDELVTGNSSGGVDLGGEDQPFDILQKSLLEADITEHTLAQEALLDSQPAPTLVQAPVPFQSQLVSGGYGGGVGMVTTATAAFPTGQFLQGVSQLPNGSAQHIQVLGSFGGSGGVMTLSSLERTPQIVLRPGAPVAASGATTGGQVFAPTQGQVGLPFKNIPLQNIIIQRGPGGTQTLVRPIQPKPLQAGAQTVYSLGLQPTSTTMANANAATPGGQYTANGSIVVQTPLEQQQAQAQTNLQPGQYLLPSSLALTQGSNIHNGPTDPNSNALITSQNAVQIVAGQNFTAPQRGQFILNQGVVNAGQVGACVTQTWTGVTCSTTGPVQTSCAPGRLTLVGSASAGVVGQAQVSASPVQRLLVTQTQNCTSLSPLPGAVTQDQDFRQNSSSPALKQTQPSNIHVMRTMTQDSTLNSQVSAQKRPAHPPLTREGMILQRLGKDHVGVQTLDRRNFTSISDALQRLLPYHVFQGAPPSQEEFSQVDEEFEVVATQVLKRTQAMVNKYRRLLLVEAERSSPSSEMVMIDRTFNQEERSNLTQDKRMVLVDPDSFLEDFCCGMKSKLFQEPAPPPSSWNQSDSGSTEPPYRTDSQPGFGDPGGGGAAGAGAADRLPPLHLENKSVLELKRSQQRFVPSGGSSNNSLAAANSCPEGNTSPLAAKSGGQTHYQGSHQLSSHPVPPQFPPRLTSPPHPETDSALEAAVNSILEC from the exons TGGCTCTTCCTCAATGGGTGGGTTCGGCGCCAATTCAGCCGGGGCAGGCCTCCAGCTCTCCAGCAGCCTTTCATTCATCGAGGATGAATTGGTGACCGGGAACTCCTCTGGCGGCGTGGACCTCGGGGGGGAGGACCAGCCCTTTGACATCCTGCAGAAGTCCCTCCTGGAGGCGGACATCACGGAGCACACACTAGCCCAGGAGGCCTTACTGGACTCCCAGCCCGCTCCCACTCTAGTACAGGCGCCTGTTCCCTTCCAGTCCCAGCTGGTCTCTGGGGGTTATGGAGGGGGAGTGGGTATGGTTACCACGGCAACAGCTGCTTTCCCAACAGGTCAGTTCTTGCAGGGAGTGTCCCAACTACCCAATGGATCCGCCCAGCACATCCAGGTGTTGGGATCCTTTGGGGGAAGTGGGGGGGTGATGACTCTGAGCAGTTTGGAGAGAACTCCTCAGATTGTGTTGAGGCCGGGGGCCCCTGTAGCTGCTTCAGGGGCCACAACAGGGGGGCAGGTGTTTGCCCCGACTCAAGGGCAAGTTGGCCTACCTTTCAAAAACATCCCCCTTCAAAACATCATCATCCAGAGAGGCCCCGGAGGGACCCAGACTCTTGTCAGACCTATCCAACCTAAACCACTTCAAGCTGGGGCGCAGACCGTCTACAGCCTGGGTCTTCAGCCCACTTCCACCACCATGGCTAATGCTAACGCTGCTACTCCTGGGGGGCAATACACAGCCAATGGCTCCATTGTAGTACAAACGCCCCTGGAGCAGCAACAAGCGCAGGCACAGACGAACTTACAACCTGGACAGTACTTGCTCCCCAGCTCTTTGGCCCTCACTCAGGGCAGCAACATCCACAACGGCCCCACCGACCCCAACTCAAATGCCCTAATTACCAGTCAGAATGCGGTGCAGATAGTGGCAGGACAGAACTTCACCGCACCACAGAGGGGTCAGTTTATTCTGAATCAGGGAGTAGTCAACGCGGGTCAGGTTGGAGCGTGTGTGACCCAAACATGGACAGGAGTAACTTGTTCGACCACAGGTCCTGTGCAgacatcatgtgcccctgggcGTCTGACCCTGGTTGGCTCAGCGTCGGCTGGGGTCGTTGGTCAAGCCCAAGTGTCAGCAAGCCCAGTGCAGCGCCTCCTAGTCACTCAAACCCAGAACTGCACGTCCCTGTCCCCTTTACCTGGAGCAGTGACGCAGGACCAAGACTTCAGACAG aatTCCTCATCACCTGCCCTCAAACAGACACAGCCCAGTAACATTCATG tcATGAGAACCATGACGCAGGATTCAACGCTTAACTCTCAG GTCAGCGCACAGAAGAGGCCTGCCCATCCCCCACTTACAAGAGAAGGAAT GATTTTACAGCGGCTGGGGAAGGATCACGTCGGAGTTCAGACCCTAGATCGACGTAATTTCACTTCAATCAGCGACGCGCTGCAAAGACTCCTCCCTTACCACGTGTTCCAGGGGGCGCCGCCCAGCCAGGAAGAGTTCTCACAGG tggATGAGGAATTTGAGGTCGTAGCGACTCAGGTGCTGAAGAGGACCCAGGCCATGGTGAACAAATACAGACGACTGCTACTGGTGGAAGCTGAG CGCTCAAGTCCGTCATCGGAGATGGTGATGATTGACAGGACCTTCAACCAAGAGGAACGCAGCAACCTCACGCAAGACAAGCGCATGGTACTAGTGGATCCAG ACAGCTTTTTGGAAGACTTCTGCTGTGGCATGAAATCCAAACTTTTCCAAGAACCGGCCCCTCCTCCGTCCAGCTGGAACCAGTCAGACAGTGGCTCCACGGAGCCGCCGTACAGGACAGACTCGCAGCCCGGCTTTGGAGATCCGGGAGGGGGCGGGGCTGCAGGAGCTGGTGCGGCAGACAGACTCCCCCCTCTACACTTAGAAAACAAGAGCGTCCTTGAACTGAAGAGATCCCAGCAGCGCTTTGTGCccagcggcggcagcagcaacaacagcctCGCCGCTGCCAACAGCTGTCCTGAAGGTAACACCTCGCCTTTGGCAGCAAAGTCAGGAGGACAGACGCACTACCAGGGTTCACACCAACTGTCCTCCCACCCGGTCCCGCCCCAGTTCCCCCCTCGGCTCACGTCACCCCCACACCCTGAAACGGACTCTGCTCTTGAGGCGGCGGTCAACAGCATCTTGGAATGTTAA
- the LOC109642238 gene encoding mitochondrial nucleoid-associated protein 1, translating into MSSEVCPFCGKTFKRLKSHLPHCKAADAQTNPTERHVRANQTTGVSEPTAKGKKSRESLSSPRAKKSTTSAPAQTSDGTEALLSSSSPPPSTKKKKQKPTEQIKLASTPSSTTTSLSSSPPLSPPSTALKPKKKSLRALIEAAKTDRAADGSLEGTRSASEGLLSGSTPVLVPDPPSSRTTAPTDAPKKKASKTKRAAQPPSTPKDSDSLDSGLNNQTHVRDDLWVDNVEETKDLNLTILTSGSGDQARITIQDAKALLGRARTSTSSRRRILSETDTTDDLSSKTRLDTRLSAETIPAETGKDVVRCLVTTQTVSEQLLSPSSQQTEVLTAKERSSKSKEAFLIPVEHDGSSQPKLFVPETLPPPGSVGANQGQKVGRHMTELLSLSPSSIQFSNPRLLPLATQTLPARVETSRAADRQILEERKQNTAHNRKEDAVTRRSLGQVRLRELPQWLVCKTPSRPRDAVEMVQRGWQWYYRRYIDVRKGGVGGLGMLLAGYCVLSYVWSYPHIKHDRWRKYH; encoded by the exons ATGAGCTCCG AGGTTTGTCCATTCTGTGGGAAAACCTTCAAGCGGTTGAAGAGTCACCTGCCACACTGTAAAGCAGCGGACGCACAAACGAACCCGACCGAACGTCACGTCAGAGCCAATCAGACGACAGGTGTCTCTGAACCAACAGCGAAGGGGAAGAAGTCCAGAGAGTCACTGTCGAGTCCACGGGCGAAGAAAAGCACAACATCCGCACCAGCACAGACGTCTGACGGCACAGAGGCGTTGCTGagttcttcttcacctcctccgtcaactaagaagaagaagcagaagccaACCGAGCAAATCAAGCTGGCCAGCACGCCCTCCTCCACCACTAcctccctcagctcctctccGCCGCTGTCTCCACCTTCCACCGCCTTGAAGCCGAAAAAGAAGAGTCTGCGTGCTCTGATAGAAGCTGCAAAGACGGACCGAGCTGCTGACGGATCTCTGGAAGGAACCAGATCCGCCTCAGAAGGCTTGCTCTCaggttccactcctgttttgGTTCCAGATCCTCCAAGCTCCAGAACCACAGCACCGACCGATGCTCCTAAAAAGAAGGCGTCAAAGACGAAGAGGGCTGCACAACCTCCTTCCACTCCCAAAGACTCTGACTCGTTAGATTCTGGATTAAATAACCAAACCCATGTAAGAGACGACCTCTGGGTGGATAACGTGGAGGAAACCAAGGATTTAAATTTGACAATTCTAACATCGGGAAGTGGTGACCAGGCCAGGATCACCATCCAGGACGCTAAAGCCCTTTTAGGCCGAGCTAGAACCAGCACCTCCAGCAGGAGGAGAATCCTGAGCGAGACTGACACTACCGACGACCTGAGCAGCAAAACCAGACTTGATACTCGTCTCAGTGCAGAGACGATTCCAGCTGAGACTGGAAAAGATGTCGTTCGCTGCTTGGTAACAACTCAAACTGTGTCAGAGCAGCTGCTCAGCCCCAGCTCACAACAAACTGAAGTATTAACAGCGAAGGAAAGAAGCTCCAAGTCTAAAGAAGCGTTTTTAATTCCTGTGGAACACGACGGTTCCTCTCAACCAAAACTCTTCGTCCCCGAAACTTTACCTCCTCCAGGTTCAGTCGGTGCGAACCAGGGGCAGAAGGTCGGCCGTCACATGACAGAACTCCTCTCGTTGTCACCGTCATCCATCCAGTTCTCCAATCCCCGTCTTTTACCTCTCGCCACTCAAACGCTGCCGGCGAGGGTGGAGACGTCGAGAGCTGCTGATAGGCAGatcctggaggagaggaaacaaaacactgcTCACAATAGAAAGGAAG atgcTGTGACACGGCGGAGTCTGGGACAGGTGAGGCTGAGGGAGTTACCTCAGTGGCTCGTCTGCAAAACCCCCAGTCGTCCAAGAGACGCAGTGGAAATGGTGCAGAGAG GCTGGCAGTGGTATTACAGGAGATACATCGACGTGAGGAAAGGTGGTGTGGGCGGACTGGGCATGCTGTTAGCAGGATACTGTGTGCTAAGCTACGTCTGGAGTTACCCTCATATAA AGCACGATCGATGGAGGAAGTACCACTAA
- the LOC109642241 gene encoding guanine nucleotide-binding protein subunit alpha-13-like has product MADFLPSRSVLKVCLPVCLLNSGEVEQLRRSKEIDRCLSREKPYVKRLVKILLLGAGESGKSTFLKQMRIIHGQDFDQGAREDFRATIYSNVIKGVRVLVDAREKLHIPWGDPNNQQYGDSLMAFDTRSAMMASGQLETSIFLRYLPAIRALWADSGIQNAYDRRREFQLGESVKYFLDNLDKLGELDYLPSQQDILLARKPTKGIHEYDFEIKNVPFKMVDVGGQRSERRRWFECFDSVTSILFLVSSSEYDQVLMEDRQTNRLRESLDIFETIVNNRVFSNVSIILFLNKTDLLEEKVKNVPLKDYFSDYTGPEHSLPDIQAFMVDCFRTKRRDATQKPLYHHFTTAINTENIRLVFRDVKDTILHDNLKQLMLQ; this is encoded by the exons ATGGCGGATTTCCTGCCGTCCAGGTCCGTGCTCAAAGTTTGTCTGCCCGTCTGCCTGCTCAACAGCGGCGAGGTGGAGCAGCTCCGCCGGTCCAAGGAGATCGACCGGTGCCTGTCCCGGGAGAAGCCGTACGTGAAGCGGCTGGTGAAGATCCTGCTGCTCGGCGCGGGCGAGAGCGGCAAGTCGACTTTCCTCAAACAAATGCGGATCATCCACGGGCAGGACTTCGACCAGGGAGCCCGGGAGGACTTCCGAGCCACCATCTACAGCAACGTTatcaaag GGGTTCGTGTGTTGGTGGACGCACGGGAGAAGCTGCACATCCCGTGGGGCGACCCCAACAACCAGCAGTATGGGGACAGCCTGATGGCGTTCGACACCCGCTCGGCGATGATGGCCAGCGGGCAGCTCGAGACGTCCATCTTCCTGCGGTATCTGCCCGCCATCAGGGCTCTGTGGGCAGACTCGGGGATACAGAACGCCTACGATCGCCGCAGGGAGTTTCAGCTG GGTGAGTCTGTGAAGTATTTCTTGGATAATCTGGATAAACTGGGCGAGCTG GATTATCTCCCCAGTCAACAGGACATCCTGCTGGCCCGTAAACCCACCAAAGGCATCCACGAGTATGACTTCGAAATCAAGAACGTTCCCTTCAAGATGGTGGACGTGGGCGGGCAGCGCTCCGAGCGACGGCGCTGGTTCGAGTGTTTCGACTCGGTCACCTCCATCCTCttcctcgtctcctcctcagaATACGatcag GTGCTGATGGAGGACAGGCAAACTAATCGGCTGCGTGAATCCCTCGACATCTTCGAGACCATTGTCAACAACCGCGTCTTCAGCAACGtctccatcatcctcttcctcaacaAGACAGacctgctggaggagaaggtgaagaaCGTTCCGCTCAAGGACTACTTTTCCGACTACACCGGGCCGGAGCACAGCCTGCCGGACATCCAGGCGTTCATGGTTGATTGCTTCCGGACCAAGAGGCGCGACGCCACCCAGAAGCCCCTGTACCACCACTTCACCACAGCCATCAACACGGAGAACATCAGGCTGGTGTTCCGGGATGTCAAGGACACCATCCTCCACGACAACCTCAAACAGCTCATGCTCCAATGA